One window of the Zea mays cultivar B73 chromosome 3, Zm-B73-REFERENCE-NAM-5.0, whole genome shotgun sequence genome contains the following:
- the LOC103651883 gene encoding uncharacterized protein isoform X2: MEHHESVWCAQVQEDGRRLCSQFRNTIHDYHVFRPGRLTDGPYTSYDLNTLLKATTGERRAVVIGKGDKLVGEVSRLVVAEACIQALDIESTEGQIYEINSMKLQACRYYPE, from the exons ATGGAG CATCATGAATCTGTTTGGTGTGCTCAAGTACAAGAAGATGGGAGAAGACTTTGTTCGCAATTCAGGAATACCATTCACGATTATCATGTATTCAG GCCTGGAAGATTAACAGATGGACCCTACACTTCATATGATCTTAATACACTTCTTAAAGCTACAACTGGGGAGCGACGAGCAGTAGTCATAGGCAAAG GCGACAAGCTTGTGGGGGAAGTTAGTAGACTTGTGGTGGCAGAAGCTTGTATCCAAGCTTTAGACATTGAATCTACTGAAGGACAAATATATGAGATTAATTCAATGAAG TTGCAGGCTTGCAGATACTACCCAGAATAA
- the LOC103651883 gene encoding uncharacterized protein isoform X1, translated as MLKHHESVWCAQVQEDGRRLCSQFRNTIHDYHVFRPGRLTDGPYTSYDLNTLLKATTGERRAVVIGKGDKLVGEVSRLVVAEACIQALDIESTEGQIYEINSMKLQACRYYPE; from the exons ATGCTAAAG CATCATGAATCTGTTTGGTGTGCTCAAGTACAAGAAGATGGGAGAAGACTTTGTTCGCAATTCAGGAATACCATTCACGATTATCATGTATTCAG GCCTGGAAGATTAACAGATGGACCCTACACTTCATATGATCTTAATACACTTCTTAAAGCTACAACTGGGGAGCGACGAGCAGTAGTCATAGGCAAAG GCGACAAGCTTGTGGGGGAAGTTAGTAGACTTGTGGTGGCAGAAGCTTGTATCCAAGCTTTAGACATTGAATCTACTGAAGGACAAATATATGAGATTAATTCAATGAAG TTGCAGGCTTGCAGATACTACCCAGAATAA